One window of Nevskiales bacterium genomic DNA carries:
- a CDS encoding methionyl-tRNA formyltransferase, protein MRIVFAGTPAFAVPALEALVGGLHSVVAVYTQPDR, encoded by the coding sequence ATGCGGATCGTCTTCGCCGGTACGCCGGCATTCGCCGTGCCGGCGCTCGAGGCGCTGGTCGGCGGGCTGCACAGCGTGGTCGCGGTCTATACCCAGCCGGACCG
- the def gene encoding peptide deformylase — protein sequence MAVLPILHHPDPRLRQRTPPVTDFGAELQRLVEDMFETMYAAPGVGLAANQVGVPLRLAVMDCSPDKAQPQPMVMANPVILHSAEPELMEEGCLSVPGAQEKVRRFRRLRVRAQDRHGQFYELEAEGLLAQCIQHELGHLDGQLYIDLLSELKRSRLLKKLQKADAREA from the coding sequence ATGGCCGTTCTTCCTATCCTGCATCATCCAGATCCGCGCCTGCGCCAGCGCACGCCGCCGGTGACGGATTTCGGCGCCGAGCTGCAGCGGCTGGTCGAGGACATGTTCGAGACCATGTATGCGGCGCCCGGCGTCGGCCTGGCCGCGAACCAGGTCGGCGTGCCACTGCGCCTGGCGGTGATGGACTGCTCGCCGGACAAGGCCCAGCCGCAGCCGATGGTGATGGCCAATCCCGTGATCCTGCACAGCGCCGAACCGGAGCTGATGGAGGAAGGCTGCCTGTCGGTGCCGGGCGCGCAGGAAAAGGTCAGGCGCTTCCGCCGGCTGCGCGTGCGTGCCCAGGACCGTCATGGCCAGTTCTACGAACTGGAGGCAGAAGGGCTGCTGGCGCAGTGCATCCAGCATGAGCTCGGCCATCTGGACGGCCAGCTGTACATCGACCTCTTGTCGGAACTCAAACGCAGCCGCCTGCTGAAGAAGCTGCAGAAAGCCGACGCCCGCGAGGCCTGA